The following proteins are co-located in the Candidatus Poribacteria bacterium genome:
- the selA gene encoding L-seryl-tRNA(Sec) selenium transferase, translating into MPNDPLTPTQLRSLSSLPSVDAVLSSDALTPFRERFRGDFLTRMVQEAVGDVRARLLRSGPEAIAAIPSAGEFAALVAVRLESRQLPLRRVLNLTGTITHTNLGRSLLPEPAIDAVRDAARFPSTLEYDLDAGERGHRDRLVEAALCRLTGAEAATVANNNAAAVLIALTVLAQGREIVVSRGELVEIGGSFRIPDVMRAAGARLREVGTTNRTHPRDYRDAVTEETGLLLKVHPSNYAIEGFTCSVELSELVAIGKELGAPVMEDLGSGALIDLRAWGLPAEPLVADRVAAGADLVSFSGDKLLGGPQAGILVGRQRIVSAIRTHPLMRALRACKLTYAALGATLDLYEREADLPSHLPMLRMMTRPLDEVRSCAESRVELWRRALPTDYRVQSEPCHSEVGSGAQPGTHLPSHAVTFSHPSLSPMQIAGLLRAQNPPVIARISDGRVWLDLRTALPDDLPLLDDAVTSALSGLTR; encoded by the coding sequence ATGCCGAACGACCCACTGACGCCAACCCAGCTTCGCAGCCTATCCAGCCTGCCATCCGTCGATGCCGTCTTGTCGAGCGACGCGCTGACTCCCTTCCGCGAACGCTTTCGCGGTGACTTCCTGACGCGGATGGTTCAGGAGGCTGTTGGGGACGTCCGCGCTCGCCTGCTACGCTCGGGCCCGGAGGCGATCGCTGCGATTCCGTCGGCGGGCGAGTTCGCAGCCCTCGTCGCGGTGCGGCTAGAGAGCCGACAACTGCCTCTGCGACGTGTGCTGAACCTGACCGGAACGATCACGCACACCAACTTGGGAAGATCGCTGCTCCCGGAGCCCGCCATCGACGCGGTCCGAGACGCGGCGCGGTTCCCTTCGACCTTGGAGTACGACCTGGATGCCGGCGAGCGAGGGCATCGAGATCGGCTCGTCGAAGCGGCACTGTGCCGACTGACAGGAGCCGAAGCCGCGACCGTCGCCAACAACAACGCGGCAGCCGTCCTGATCGCCTTGACCGTGCTGGCTCAGGGCAGGGAGATCGTCGTCTCGCGCGGAGAACTCGTCGAGATCGGCGGTTCGTTCCGCATACCGGATGTCATGCGCGCGGCGGGAGCCCGGCTCCGCGAGGTCGGCACAACCAACCGAACCCATCCGCGCGACTACCGAGACGCTGTGACCGAAGAAACAGGGCTCCTCCTCAAGGTTCACCCGAGCAACTACGCCATCGAAGGCTTCACGTGTTCCGTCGAGCTGTCGGAGCTGGTCGCCATCGGCAAGGAGCTCGGCGCGCCCGTGATGGAGGATTTGGGCAGCGGAGCCCTGATCGACCTGCGAGCATGGGGTCTGCCCGCAGAGCCTCTCGTCGCTGACCGCGTGGCAGCGGGAGCCGACCTCGTGTCGTTCAGCGGCGACAAGCTGCTCGGCGGACCTCAGGCGGGCATCCTGGTAGGACGGCAGCGCATCGTCTCCGCGATTCGGACCCATCCGCTGATGCGCGCGCTTCGCGCCTGCAAGCTGACCTACGCCGCGCTCGGGGCGACACTCGACCTTTACGAGCGCGAAGCCGACCTGCCGTCGCACCTTCCGATGCTGCGCATGATGACGCGTCCACTCGATGAAGTGCGGTCGTGCGCCGAATCGCGCGTCGAGCTCTGGCGACGCGCTCTGCCGACCGATTACCGAGTCCAGTCGGAGCCCTGCCACTCCGAGGTCGGGAGCGGCGCGCAGCCGGGCACACACCTGCCCAGCCATGCCGTGACGTTCTCTCATCCCAGCCTGTCGCCGATGCAGATCGCCGGGCTCCTGCGCGCGCAGAATCCGCCGGTCATCGCGCGCATCTCCGACGGACGCGTGTGGCTCGATCTGCGCACGGCGCTGCCGGACGATCTGCCCCTGCTGGACGACGCCGTGACCTCCGCGCTGTCGGGGCTCACCCGATGA
- the selB gene encoding selenocysteine-specific translation elongation factor, which produces MKHTIIGTAGHVDHGKTTLIRALTGVDTDRLPEEKARGMSIELGFAYFDLPDGTRCGIVDVPGHERFIDTMVSGAHGMDVVLFVVSAKEGAQRQTVEHLQILDLLDVRHGILVVTMSDLVDSEVLEFAIEETKEALEGTSLEGIPHVAVSGTTGDGIDELRALLVEVAGRVHDEESPDELPRLPIDRVFTLEGFGLVVTGTLRSGVLNANDRVHLLPGGRPARIRSLQVHGSSVARALPGQRTAVNLVGVERELVERGDVLTVPELSMTTRNIDASVRVVADFPRIVEHWTRSRLHIGTREAFCRIVTLVDRDGILPGAASVVQLRVEEPISAVRGDRFILRDASAERTLGGGVVLDPSAPRHRRFADRTRAHIHALSATTRSELMEHLLRRGAPFVGLSTLVPYFPLRAAERDRWIRELSERGVVVSSGEALIAPERYGALRDAVLAELRAFHTKEPLELGVGVGALRATMPETTGERDFDWLIDSLQRAGSVVRDGSTVRLASHRVSFGDEDGATRDRLVELFREAGIASPSLSELEETLASVPANRVLRVIQTLVRLGTLTRIDEEYWLDTSVYTATLDALREHFADHPTIDIAGFRDLTGASRKYAVPFLEHCDARGYTVRAGNARRAKPTFLQRS; this is translated from the coding sequence ATGAAACACACGATCATCGGAACCGCCGGACACGTCGACCACGGCAAGACGACGCTGATCCGCGCGCTGACGGGCGTCGATACGGACCGCCTGCCCGAGGAGAAGGCGCGCGGGATGTCCATCGAGCTCGGCTTCGCGTACTTCGACCTGCCGGATGGCACTCGCTGCGGCATCGTCGATGTGCCCGGACACGAGCGGTTCATCGATACGATGGTGTCCGGGGCGCACGGGATGGATGTCGTCCTCTTCGTCGTGTCGGCGAAGGAGGGCGCGCAGCGGCAGACCGTCGAGCATCTCCAGATTCTCGACCTGCTGGATGTTAGGCACGGCATCCTCGTCGTGACGATGAGCGACCTGGTGGACTCGGAAGTCCTGGAGTTCGCCATCGAGGAGACGAAGGAAGCGCTGGAGGGCACCAGCCTCGAAGGCATCCCACACGTCGCCGTTTCCGGCACGACCGGCGACGGGATCGACGAGTTGCGGGCTCTGCTCGTCGAGGTTGCCGGTCGGGTTCACGACGAAGAGTCGCCGGACGAACTGCCCCGCCTGCCCATCGACCGCGTGTTCACGCTCGAGGGGTTCGGTCTCGTCGTGACGGGCACGCTTCGATCCGGTGTGCTGAACGCGAACGACCGCGTGCACCTGCTGCCGGGCGGGCGACCGGCTCGGATACGGAGCCTGCAGGTGCACGGATCGAGTGTGGCGCGGGCTCTGCCGGGGCAGCGTACCGCCGTGAACCTGGTCGGTGTCGAGCGGGAGCTCGTCGAGCGAGGCGACGTGCTGACGGTTCCCGAACTGTCGATGACGACGCGCAACATCGACGCGTCCGTGCGAGTCGTCGCAGACTTCCCGCGCATCGTCGAGCATTGGACTCGCTCCCGCCTGCACATCGGAACCCGCGAAGCGTTCTGCCGGATCGTCACGCTCGTCGACCGCGACGGCATCCTCCCGGGAGCCGCGTCCGTGGTGCAACTCCGCGTCGAGGAGCCCATCTCTGCGGTGCGAGGCGACCGGTTCATCCTGCGCGACGCGTCGGCGGAACGAACACTGGGCGGAGGGGTCGTGCTCGATCCGTCCGCTCCTCGTCATCGGCGCTTTGCCGACCGGACGCGGGCACACATCCACGCGCTCTCCGCGACGACGCGCTCGGAGCTCATGGAGCACCTGCTGCGTCGCGGCGCGCCGTTTGTCGGGCTAAGCACGCTGGTTCCGTACTTCCCGCTGCGGGCTGCGGAGCGTGACCGATGGATCCGCGAGCTGTCGGAGCGGGGCGTCGTGGTCAGTTCCGGTGAAGCGCTGATCGCCCCGGAACGCTACGGCGCGCTTCGAGACGCCGTGTTGGCGGAGCTCCGCGCGTTCCACACAAAGGAACCTCTTGAGCTCGGTGTCGGGGTCGGCGCGTTGAGAGCTACGATGCCGGAGACTACGGGTGAGCGCGATTTCGACTGGCTGATCGACTCGCTGCAGCGCGCTGGCTCCGTCGTGCGGGATGGCAGCACCGTGCGCCTGGCGAGCCACCGGGTTTCCTTCGGAGACGAGGACGGTGCGACCCGCGACCGACTCGTCGAGCTATTCCGCGAGGCGGGGATCGCCTCGCCGTCTCTGTCGGAGCTTGAGGAGACGCTGGCGTCCGTCCCGGCGAATCGCGTGCTGCGCGTCATCCAGACGCTTGTCCGGCTGGGAACGCTGACACGTATCGACGAGGAATACTGGCTCGATACGTCGGTCTACACGGCGACGCTGGACGCTCTGCGCGAGCATTTCGCCGACCACCCGACCATCGACATCGCTGGGTTCCGCGACTTGACCGGCGCATCGCGCAAGTACGCCGTGCCCTTCCTGGAGCACTGCGACGCGCGCGGCTACACGGTGCGCGCCGGGAACGCCCGCCGAGCGAAGCCGACGTTCCTGCAGCGATCCTGA